In the Wyeomyia smithii strain HCP4-BCI-WySm-NY-G18 chromosome 2, ASM2978416v1, whole genome shotgun sequence genome, one interval contains:
- the LOC129721823 gene encoding uncharacterized protein LOC129721823, with protein MKQRQKSKYVSPRARRPPKFERYSIPQSKLERALEFLHSDSSDRAVHRPCHGNILNRANAGRKQDRCSLDTVNLQEVARICADRGQWPELMKTVAIMCEDPHYQDVHAILRNALFGIIADPSLNDPSYLEAYLYSCTACKNPGDITYCMDKILEVFQGVTIRPKHWRRKNRDSS; from the exons ATGAAGCAAAGACAAAAATCAAAGTACGTGAGTCCTAGAGCGCGCCGTCCACCAAAATTCGAGCGCTACAGCATTCCCCAATCCAAACTGGAAAGAGCGCTAGAGTTCCTACATTCAGATTCATCAGATCGTGCTGTTCACCGGCCCTGCCATGGAAATATTCTAAACCGTGCCAACGCAGGTCGCAAACAAGACAGATGTTCACTCGATACGGTCAACCTGCAAGAAGTGGCCCGCATCTGTGCTGACCGAGGTCAATGGCCAGAACTTATGAAGACCGTTGCTATCATGTGCGAAGATCCGCACTACCAAGATGTGCATGCAATTTTGAGA AATGCCCTTTTCGGCATAATTGCAGATCCGAGTTTGAATGATCCGTCGTATTTAGAAGCATATTTATATTCTTGTACAGCATGCAAAAATCCGGGAGACATCACATACTGTATGGATAAGATTTTAGAGGTTTTTCAAGGTGTTACTATACGACCTAAGCATTGGCGGCGTAAAAATCGTGATAGCTCTTGA
- the LOC129721822 gene encoding nitrilase and fragile histidine triad fusion protein NitFhit isoform X1: MYTRFSRISSLLLFSSDQLINSVNLRNLSSMRFAENPKIAIAQMRSTNDKQHNLSQVKSIIEKAKSQEAKFVFFPECCDYVGSNREETLKLSEPLTGQTVNEYLRLARDNDLWISFGGVHEAIRDSDTGEGEVKNIYNTHIVVDNRGTIVGKYRKLHMFNVVTPEFKFRESETVRSGSALVPPIETPIGRLGLQICYDVRFGEASTLLRKQGAEILTYPSAFAVSTGKAHWEVLLRSRAIENQCFVIAAAQIGFHNKKRESYGHAMVVDPWGTVLGEAGQQDLDVVVTTLDYDRMSSVRQNMPCFEHRRDDVYNLSYCNAMPGVPLQEQKYFFGGIDIPKETIFFSSEHSFAFVNIRCVVPGHVLVSTKRAAARLPDLTPAEISDFFQSICKVQQVAEKLYDATSSTVTVQDGPEAGQTVQQVHCHVMPRHAGDFPENDQIYGELNRHDKEPERPRRTQEEMVAEANRFRDGFASMGL, from the exons ATGTATACCCGGTTTAGCAGAATCAGCAGTCTGCTGTTGTTTTCGTCAGATCAGCTGATTAATTCGGTAAATTTGCGTAATTTATCCAGTATGAGATTCGCTGAAAATCCCAAAATAGCGATCGCACAGATGCGATCTACCAACGATAAGCAGCACAATTTGAGCCAGGTGAAAAGTAtcattgaaaaggcaaaaagCCAGGAAGCTAAG TTTGTTTTCTTTCCGGAATGTTGTGATTACGTGGGAAGCAACCGAGAAGAAACACTAAAACTGTCGGAGCCTTTGACCGGACAAACGGTAAACGAATACCTACGACTCGCCAGAGATAACGATCTCTGGATTTCGTTCGGTGGAGTTCACGAAGCTATTCGTGATAGTGACACGGGCGAAGGCGAggttaaaaacatttataacACACATATTGTTGTTGATAACCGGGGGACGATAGTAGGCAAATATCGTAAGTTACACATGTTTAATGTAGTGACGCCGGAGTTTAAATTTCGGGAATCTGAAACGGTGCGTTCGGGCAGCGCACTGGTTCCTCCGATTGAGACTCCAATAGGCAGGCTGGGATTGCAGATT TGCTATGATGTACGTTTTGGAGAAGCCAGTACTCTTTTGCGGAAACAAGGTGCGGAAATTTTAACCTATCCGTCTGCGTTTGCCGTGTCCACGGGTAAAGCTCACTGGGAAGTACTGTTACGGTCACGGGCTATCGAAAACCAGTGCTTTGTGATAGCGGCGGCTCAGATAggttttcataacaaaaaacgAGAAAGTTACGGCCACGCGATGGTTGTTGATCCATGGGGAACTGTACTGGGCGAAGCTGGCCAGCAAGATCTAGACGTGGTTGTGACGACTCTGGACTACGATCGGATGAGTAGCGTAAGACAGAATATGCCCTGTTTCGAGCATCGTCGTGACGATGTTTACAATTTATCTTATTGTAACGCGATGCCAGGGGTGCCACTTCaggaacaaaaatattttttcggagGAATCGATATACCGAAGGAAACGATTTTCTTCTCATCGGAGCATAGTTTCGCATTTGTTAATATTCGCTGTGTCGTTCCGGGTC ACGTTCTAGTTTCCACGAAACGTGCGGCGGCTCGGCTTCCCGATCTAACGCCAGCAGAGATTAGCGATTTTTTTCAGTCCATCTGTAAAGTTCAGCAGGTGGCCGAAAAGTTGTACGATGCCACATCGTCGACGGTAACTGTGCAGGATGGCCCCGAAGCGGGTCAAACGGTGCAACAGGTGCACTGTCACGTGATGCCTCGACACGCAGGTGACTTTCCGGAGAACGATCAAATTTATGGTGAGCTTAATCGGCACGATAAGGAACCGGAACGTCCGAGGCGCACGCAGGAGGAAATGGTGGCTGAAGCCAACCGGTTTCGCGACGGGTTTGCGAGCATGGGGTTATAA
- the LOC129721822 gene encoding nitrilase and fragile histidine triad fusion protein NitFhit isoform X2 codes for MYTRFSRISSLLLFSSDQLINSVNLRNLSSMRFAENPKIAIAQMRSTNDKQHNLSQVKSIIEKAKSQEAKFVFFPECCDYVGSNREETLKLSEPLTGQTVNEYLRLARDNDLWISFGGVHEAIRDSDTGEGEVKNIYNTHIVVDNRGTIVGKYRKLHMFNVVTPEFKFRESETVRSGSALVPPIETPIGRLGLQICYDVRFGEASTLLRKQGAEILTYPSAFAVSTGKAHWEVLLRSRAIENQCFVIAAAQIGFHNKKRESYGHAMVVDPWGTVLGEAGQQDLDVVVTTLDYDRMSSVRQNMPCFEHRRDDVYNLSYCNAMPGVPLQEQKYFFGGIDIPKETIFFSSEHSFAFVNIRCVVPGHVLVTSKRPAFRLPDLTPTEINDFFQTVCKVQKVAEKLYDAKSTTITVQDGPDAGQSVNQVHCHILPRHKGDFSEKRQFYKEFNQHDKDPKQPRRSLEVMNAEAKKFREEFLRMF; via the exons ATGTATACCCGGTTTAGCAGAATCAGCAGTCTGCTGTTGTTTTCGTCAGATCAGCTGATTAATTCGGTAAATTTGCGTAATTTATCCAGTATGAGATTCGCTGAAAATCCCAAAATAGCGATCGCACAGATGCGATCTACCAACGATAAGCAGCACAATTTGAGCCAGGTGAAAAGTAtcattgaaaaggcaaaaagCCAGGAAGCTAAG TTTGTTTTCTTTCCGGAATGTTGTGATTACGTGGGAAGCAACCGAGAAGAAACACTAAAACTGTCGGAGCCTTTGACCGGACAAACGGTAAACGAATACCTACGACTCGCCAGAGATAACGATCTCTGGATTTCGTTCGGTGGAGTTCACGAAGCTATTCGTGATAGTGACACGGGCGAAGGCGAggttaaaaacatttataacACACATATTGTTGTTGATAACCGGGGGACGATAGTAGGCAAATATCGTAAGTTACACATGTTTAATGTAGTGACGCCGGAGTTTAAATTTCGGGAATCTGAAACGGTGCGTTCGGGCAGCGCACTGGTTCCTCCGATTGAGACTCCAATAGGCAGGCTGGGATTGCAGATT TGCTATGATGTACGTTTTGGAGAAGCCAGTACTCTTTTGCGGAAACAAGGTGCGGAAATTTTAACCTATCCGTCTGCGTTTGCCGTGTCCACGGGTAAAGCTCACTGGGAAGTACTGTTACGGTCACGGGCTATCGAAAACCAGTGCTTTGTGATAGCGGCGGCTCAGATAggttttcataacaaaaaacgAGAAAGTTACGGCCACGCGATGGTTGTTGATCCATGGGGAACTGTACTGGGCGAAGCTGGCCAGCAAGATCTAGACGTGGTTGTGACGACTCTGGACTACGATCGGATGAGTAGCGTAAGACAGAATATGCCCTGTTTCGAGCATCGTCGTGACGATGTTTACAATTTATCTTATTGTAACGCGATGCCAGGGGTGCCACTTCaggaacaaaaatattttttcggagGAATCGATATACCGAAGGAAACGATTTTCTTCTCATCGGAGCATAGTTTCGCATTTGTTAATATTCGCTGTGTCGTTCCGGGTC ATGTTCTAGTGACTTCGAAGCGTCCTGCGTTTCGGTTACCCGATCTGACCCCGACAGAGataaatgacttttttcagaCTGTCTGTAAAGTCCAGAAAGTTGCGGAAAAGTTGTACGATGCCAAATCAACTACGATAACCGTGCAGGACGGTCCGGATGCAGGTCAATCGGTCAATCAAGTACACTGCCATATTCTACCCAGACATAAGGGTGATTTTTCGGAGAAACGTCAGTTTTATAAAGAGTTCAACCAGCATGACAAGGATCCAAAACAGCCACGGCGATCGTTGGAGGTAATGAATGCCGAGGCAAAAAAGTTTCGAGAGGAGTTTCTGCGAATGTTCTGA